A window from bacterium encodes these proteins:
- a CDS encoding IS3 family transposase: protein RQRADDAPTRRRLQGLAGQWPRFGYRRLHVLLRREGLMINHKRVYRLYREEGLTVRRRRRKRAASLRAPLVRPTRANERWSMDFLTDALGAGRSFRVLTIVDDRTRECLALEADTSIPGSRVVQVLDRLVAQRGRPAVIVSDNGPESVGRAVDQWAYRKGVRLHFIAPGKPIQNGYIESFNGKLRDECLNGHWFLTLGDARRTLEEWRTIYNHVRPHSALGNMSPEEYARAAGGPQDEVPMPQVVLSLWLDLLMGAGHQYLHSFRESGLSDHSPIEVYFASPVSLGVNRQ, encoded by the coding sequence AGCGCCAGCGAGCCGATGATGCGCCGACTCGGCGTCGGCTCCAGGGGCTCGCGGGGCAGTGGCCGCGGTTCGGGTACCGGCGACTCCATGTGTTGCTTCGCCGGGAGGGCCTGATGATTAACCACAAGCGCGTGTACCGGCTGTACCGAGAGGAAGGCCTGACGGTCCGCCGGCGGCGCCGGAAACGCGCCGCCAGCCTACGGGCGCCCCTCGTGCGTCCGACGCGCGCGAACGAGCGATGGTCCATGGACTTCCTGACGGATGCCCTGGGCGCCGGGCGCAGTTTTCGGGTGCTGACGATCGTCGATGATCGGACGCGCGAGTGCTTGGCGCTGGAGGCGGACACCTCGATACCAGGCAGTCGGGTCGTGCAAGTGCTCGACCGGCTGGTGGCCCAGCGCGGCCGTCCGGCCGTTATCGTCAGCGATAATGGCCCCGAGTCTGTAGGCCGTGCGGTGGATCAGTGGGCCTATCGAAAGGGGGTGCGTCTGCACTTCATTGCGCCTGGAAAGCCGATACAGAACGGCTACATCGAGAGCTTCAACGGCAAGCTACGAGATGAGTGCTTGAACGGCCATTGGTTTCTGACCCTCGGGGATGCCCGACGGACGCTGGAGGAATGGCGAACGATCTACAACCATGTCCGACCCCACAGTGCCCTGGGGAACATGTCGCCGGAGGAGTACGCTCGAGCGGCCGGCGGCCCGCAGGATGAAGTCCCAATGCCTCAGGTGGTACTCTCACTCTGGCTGGACCTCCTGATGGGGGCAGGTCACCAATACCTCCATTCGTTTCGGGAGTCGGGGCTTAGCGACCACTCGCCAATTGAGGTTTACTTTGCCTCACCGGTCTCGCTAGGGGTGAATCGTCAGTAA